TCAGAATCAGACATGTTTAGGTCCAAATTTTCTATTTATTTCGTGAGCATACCGTATGCTAAAGCCTAGGATATATAAATCTGTCAATCAGAGCAGCAGTTTTGACGCTACAAATAGATAGATTACCACACCAGTTGCATCACAAATTGAGGTGACCAAGGGAGCCGAAGCACTGGCCGGATCCATATTAAAGCGATTTAGAATAAACGGCAGGCTCATCCCAATCAGGCAGCCCATCACCACAATTCCCACCATACTGATGGCCAGAACAATAGCGACCATCATATCTCCTCGAATATAGCCCAGAATCGAAACTGCAAAAGCCATGGTTATTCCCAGGCATAAAGCGACCAGAATTTCCCGGCTGAGCAGACTGAACCAGTCCTTAAATTCCACATCATCCGTGGCAAGCGCACGTACCATCAAGGTGGCCGACTGAGAACCGGCATTCCCGCCGCTCCCGACCAGCAGCGGCAGAAAAAATACCAAGACGATATTGGCCGCAATAATCTCTTCAAAATGTGCAATCCCAATTCCTGAGAGCAGGCTACCAAAAATCAGCACGACCAGCCAGAATACACGCTTCTGATACAAGGTCAGAATCGGTGCGGTTTTCAGGCTGAGTTCATCCAGAGGCTCAACTGCACCCGACTTTAAGATATCCTCGGTAGTTTCAGCTTCTACAATATCCAGTGCATCATCATAAGTGATAATTCCCAGAATCCGTTTATGCTCATCCACTACCGGCAAAGCCATAAAATCATAATAGGCCAAAGCACGCGCCACACTTTCCTGATCATCTTCGAAATGGGCATATAGAACATCGCGGTGCATGACTTCTGCAATCGTCTTTTGTGGATCGGACTGAATAATCTCCCGCAAAGAAATAACCCCGATTAACTGCTCCTGCTCATCTACGATATAAACCAGATAGATGGTTTCCTGAGGAGTGGCCACCATTCTTAAGGTCTGAATGGCCTCATCCATGCGTAAATCCTGATGCAGCTTGACAAAACTGGAGCTCATCAGCGCCCCCGCAGTGCCTTCTGGATAAAGCGCCAAATTCTTCAAGGTCTGCCGGGTGTCTTCAGACAGTTGCGGCATCAACTGTTGCTGATACTCCGAGCTTAAACGCTTATACACATCGACAAAGTCATCCGGATTCATGGTGTTCAGAATAGGAATGATGATGGCTGCTGGCAGTTGCTCGGCCAGGCTGACCTGTTGATTGAGTGGCATAAACTCAAATGCTCCGCGCGGCTCATCCAGCTCTTGCAGAATCTGCACCTGCTCGTCTAATTTCAATCCTTTCAGAATACGCGCCTGATCTGCAACATTTAACAGATTTAACAGGCCCATCGCTTCCTGATAATGCTCAGAGCGAAGCTGTTGCTGCACATGATGTATTTTTTCGGCGATTTGTGGCATGGAATTCTCTTTTTTAATCTTGATGCGTCATGTCATTGTTCGGGTCTGTCCTGCGTATTCCCTATTTCCAAGGCTAAGATAAATCAGCAGGATATTCATTATTAATCATGCAATACCTGATTCTCATCACAGCGGATAAATCAGAATTTTGCCGCGCACAATAGAAGAGCCTGATCAGCTCAGACTCTTGCTCGCTTGAATGAGACAGATGACTAGGCGGGTGAGTGTTTACGAAACAGGCTGCGGATCAGTACATACATAAATGGGGTAAAGATCAGGACCAGTACCGTGCCGAAGATCACGCCTCCCAGCACACTGACTCCAATTTCCTGACGGCTGACCGCACCAGCACCGAAGGCAAAAACCAATGGCATAATCCCGGCACCAAATGCTAGCGAGGTCATCAGAATCGGACGTAAACGCAGGGAGGCTCCTTCTAGGGCAGCCTCGATCACCGTTTTTCCTTTATCCTGAGCCAAAGAAGCAAACTCTACAATCAGGATGGCATTTTTACAGGACAGGCCAATCGTCGTCAGTAATGCAATCTGGAAATAGATATCATTTGGAAAACCGGCCAGAGAGCTGAAAATAATATTCCCCCCAATCCCCAAAGGAATGGCTGACATCACCGCGGTTGGAATACTCCAGCTTTCATATAAAGCAGCCAGACACAGGAAAATAAAGCCAACGGAGACCAGATAAAGCCAGATCGCCTGGTTATTGGACTGTTTTTCTTCAAAAGATAAACCACTCCAGACCACATCCACACCCTCTTGCTGACCGACCAGATGCTCTACATCCTGCATGGCTTGACCAGAACTGGCACCTTTGCTGATATCTGCTTCCATTTGCAGTGCAGTATAGCCCATAAAACGGTTGACGACCTCAGGGCCACCACTCCAGCCGACCTTAGAAAAATTACTGAATGGAATCATCTGGTTCTGATCATTACGTACATGCCATTGTGCCAGATCTTCGGGTTTGGAACGAAACTCTGCATCGCCCTGCATAATCACCCGTTTAATCCGGCCACGATCAATAAAGTCATTAATATAGTTGCCGCCCCAGGCCGCTGAAAGCGTGCTGTTGATTGCTGACTGGCTTAAACCATTGGCCATGGCCTGTTTCTGGTCAATATTGACTTTAAGTTCGGCTTTTTCAGGATTGGAACGCTTATCCAGATTTTCAAAGCTACTATATTGAGCTGCACTAGCCTGCATATTCTGGAACTGCTCTTCCAGATACTGACGGCCATTGCCATTAATATCACGAATCCAGAAATCCAGGCCGTCGGTTTGTCCCAGACCATTCACCGATGCGGGCATACTAATATTGATCTGAGCATTGGGATTATCACGGAAATGTGCCATGGCACGTTCACGAATCGCCTGCGCGGTATTTTCTCCCCCTGAACGATCATCCCAATGCTTCAAGGCTACAAAACCGGTCGCCAGGTTCTGACCGGTACCTGAGAAGTTACGACCATAACGTATCATGACCAGATTAATATTGGCTTTTTCCTGTTCCAGAAAATATTGACGTACCTGCTCACCCACTTGAATAGTATTTTTCATAGGGGCACCTTCCTGCAGGCGAATTTGCAGGCTCAGAATTCCCTGATCTTCACTGGGCAAAAAGCTAGTCGGTAAAGCGCGGTAAAATAGAGCAAAAATGCCAATCAACCCGATAAAGAGCACTAGACAGATCGCTTTATGTTGCAAGGTCATGGTGGAAAGATGCACATAACGATCTTTTAAATTGTCGAGTTTCTGGTTAAAGCAGCTGGCCCATCTTACAGGTTGAGGATTCGTCTTGAGTATAAGTGCGCAGAGTGCCGGGGTCAGGATGAGCGCCACCATCAGGGAAAGCGACATGGCAGCAACCAACGTAATGGAAAACTGACGATAGATCACGCCGGTTGATCCCCCAAAGAATGCCATCGGAATAAACACCGCAGTCAACACCAGAGTAATCCCGACTAGGGCACCACTGATTTCCTGCATGGATGCCAAAGCTGCCTCTTTGGCAGACAGCTGCTGCTCGTGCATCAGACGCTCTACATTTTCCACCACGACAATCGCATCATCGACCAGTAGACCAATCGCCAGCACCATCGCAAACAGTGTCAGAGTATTGATGCTCAACCCCAGCGCATATAACACCGCCATCGTTCCCAAAATGACCACAGGCACAGTAATTGCAGGAATCAGGGTTGCCCGCCAGTTCTGCAGGAAAATAAACATGACTATAATCACCAGGATGACTGCTTCGATCAGGGTTTTTACAACCTCCTTAATCGACTCCTGCACAAATGGCGTATTATCCCGGGGATAGGCGATTTTATAGCCTGGGGGTAATTGTGTGGCAATACGGGAAATTTCGGCCTTGATCAGTTGTGAGGTAGCAATGGCATTCGCCCCGGAGGCTAGTGAAATTCCCAGACCAGCCGATGGAAAACCATTATTAGTGCTATAAGACTGATAATTTTCAGCTCCCAGTTCTACCCTCGCCACATCTTTTAAATAGATAAAACTGCCATCTTGAGCAGATTTCACAATAATATTTTCAAACTCTTCGACCGTTTTTAAACGGCTGCCAGAGGTGACTTTGGCATTCAGATACTGGTCTTCGACCGTAGGCAGGTCTCCTATCGCCCCGGCAGCCACTTGGGTATTCTGGGCTTCGACTGCTGCCCGTATATCGCTCGGCATCAGGCTATATTGTTTGAGTTTGGCCGGATGTAGCCAAATCCGCATGGCGAACTGTGAACCAAAAACATCCACCTCGCCCACCCCATCAATCCGGGCAATATCCTGCTCCAGATGAGTCATTAAATAGTCCGAAAGTTCGATATTGCTGCTGCGCCCACTTTCGTCATACAGACTGATGACCATATGGGTATCTCCCAGAGACTTAAAGACATTAACTCCCTGACGCTGTACCTCTTCCGGCAAGCGGTTTAAGACCCCGTTAATGGCATTTTGCACCTGCACCTGTGCGGTATCCGGATCTGTCCCATTTTCAAAACTGATGCTGATCCGGCTTCGTCCCGAAGAATCACTACTGGAACTAAAGTACAGCAAATGATCAATCCCTTTGATTTGCTGTTCTAAGACTTGGGTGACACTCTCCTCCACCGTTTCAGCAGAGGCACCGGTATAGGTAGCCGCCACAGTGATCCGAGGTGGTGCAATGTCAGGATATCGTTCCACAGCTAAATTCATCACCGCAAAAAGCCCGATCGCCATCACGACTATGGCCAATACACCGGCAAAAATAGGACGATGAATAAAAAATTTAGACAACATAAGTCCGGATCACTTCAGATTTGATGAACGATAAGAAGGTACACAAAATAAACAAGCTTTATGGATATTCAATGACATAGCTTGAGAATGCAAGAATTAAACACAAAAAGCTGTGATAACACCCAATCATGAAGAAATAATGAATACCTGAAAAGCAGGCTGTAAAGAGCGTTTTATTTTTTTGTTTGTATTTTTTTTGACATAAAAAAAACCCTGCATAAGCAGGGTTTTTTTCGAATCAGTTCAGTGCTTATGCAGAGAATTGGTTCATCGTGTTTTTCGCATCGTCACCCGCTTTAAGCGCGTTGTCACCAGCGAAGATTTCTTTGTGGTCATCACCGATGTCAGAACCTGCCATTGCTTGGTGTTTAACACACGCGATACCACCACGGATTTCTTTACGTTGTACGCCAGCAACATAAGCCAACATACCTTCAGAACCGAAGTAACCTTCAGCCAGCTCATGAGTAGAAAGAGCAGCTGTGTGGTAAGTCGGAAGTGTAATCAAGTGATGGAATACACCCGCTTCACGAGAAGCATCTGCCTGGAATGTACGTACTTTCTCATCAGCATCAGCAGCCAATTCAGAGTTGTCGTACTCAGCGCTCATTAACTTAGCACGGTCGTAAGCAGAAACGTCTTTACCTTCAGCAACCCAACGGTCGTAAGCTTGTTGACGGAAGTTTAAAGTCCAGTTGAACGATGGAGAGTTGTTATAAACAAGTTTCGCATTTGGAACAACTTCTTTAACACGGTTAACCATGTGAGCGATTTCTTCAACGTTTGGCGTTGCAGTTTCGATCCACAGAAGGTCAGCACCGTTTTGTAAGCTAGTTACACAGTCAAGTACAACGCGGTCAATTTGAGTGCCTTCACGGAACTGGTACAGACCAGACGCTAGACGCTTAGGACGGTGTAATTTACCATCACGCTTGATCAGGATTTCGTCTTCTTGAGCTTCAGAGATATCAATTTCTTGAGTGTCTAGGTAGCTGATGTATTGAGAAGCAATGTCGCCTGGCTCTTTAACCACTGGGATTTTTTGAGTCAAGTCAGCGCCTTCAGAGTCAGTACGCGCAACGATAATACCATCGTCAAGACCCATTTCCAGGAACGCATAACGTAACGCGTGGATTTTAGCGATGAAGTCTTCGTGTGGAACAGTTACTTTACCAGCTTGGTGACCACATTGTTTCGCGTCAGACACCTGGTTTTCGATTTGAAGTGCACACGCACCCGCTTCGATCATTTTTTTAGCAAGCAAGTAAGTTGCTTCTTCGTTACCGAAACCAGCATCGATGTCCGCAATGATTGGCACAACGTGAGTTTCGAAGTTGTCGATTTGTGCAGTGATTTCGGCAACTTTAGCTGTATCACCAGCTTCTTGAGCCTTTTTAAGTTCACGGAACAGATCGTTTAATTCTTTTGCGTCAGCTTGACGTAAGAAAGTGTAGATTTCTTCAATTAATGCAGGAACCGAAGTTTTTTCGTGCATAGATTGATCAGGAAGAGGACCGAATTCTGAACGAAGTGCAGCAACCATCCAACCAGAAAGGTAGATATAACGCTTAGAAGTTGTACCGAAGTATTTCTTGTTCGCGATCATTTTTTGTTGTGCGATGAAACCATGCCAGCAACCCAGAGACTGAGTGTATTTGCTAGGATCAGCATCATATTCAGCCATATCACGACGCATAATCGCCGCTGTATATTTAGCAATGTCTAAACCAGTTTTGAAACGGTTTTGCATTTGCATACGCGCAGCATCTTCAGGACTGATGTCTGCCCAAGTATTACCGAATTTCGCTTTTAATTCGCGGATTGCATCAATCGCTGTTTGGTATGTAGTCATGATCTTTTCCTGTAATAATATTAGGATTTTTCTACAACAAGTAGCAAAAATCGTACCCTCAACAACCTGTTTAGATTTTCGCCGCCCCGTTGGGATAGCTAAAGATTAGTGGGCTTGTCAAAATTAATCCAATATTCTCCCAGAATCTTCACTATTTATTTAAAAAATATATAGATAAAGGTCTAAAGATAATTCAATATGCTAGACATAAGACATTGTTTTTAAATATTTTTAATATATAAGAATTTGCTTACAAATTACCCAACATGTTTAAATTTTATCCATGCGACTTAAGTCGGACTTGGAAATTTTAGGTAATATAAATGGCAAATTCCGCCATTTTCGGGAATTTGAACTGTCCTATTCGGGTCTTCACCGCTGTTATTTTTTATACAGCCGACAGATTGATTGAGCCACCTCAGACTTGACGCTACGGGTTTTAAGGCTAAAAGTGTGCAACATACCTGACTTTGTTTTAGACTATTCTCCATTCAGTTTCTTGCCACGTTGAGCACTATAAAATTAAAAAATGTGCCGAAAAAGCATGGATAAAATTTCAGCAAATTCAGCTTGATTTATCAAAATCAGCTGGGCTTTTTTTCTTCAATTCCACACACAAACCCCGGTTGTTATGGCATAATCAACATAATTTCATGATTTTATTTTCGGTATTTATTTTATGAATCTGGAGCGGGTCGATCTTAATTTATTAATTTATCTTGATGTACTTTTACGTGAAAAAAATGTGACTCGGGCTGCTGAACAACTGGGGGTCACCCAGCCAGCAATGAGTAATATTTTACGTCGTTTACGCAATTTATTTAATGATCCCCTGCTGATTCGCTCGTCTGAAGGCATGACCCCGACCGAACGGGCGCTGGAATTACAGCCAAGAATTCGCGATGCGCTGGCGGATTTATCGATGATTCTGGAGCCACGTACCGAGTTCCGTCCTTATACATCAAATCGCGTATTCCGGATTATGACCTCAGACTACGCAGAAGCTACACTGGTTCCACGTTTAGTCAAAGCCTTGCGTTCAGAAGCACCCAATGTGGTTCTCGACTTTTTAACCCCAAGTGATGTGTCCTACCGCGACATGGAACAGGGTAAGGTCGATCTGGCCATTAACCGTTTCAATGAAATCCCGCAAAGTTTTCACCAAGTGCTGGTTTGGCGTGACAGTTTTTCCTGTCTGCTGAACAATAAACACCCGGCCGCCAGCAATTTAAATCTAAAAAGCTATCTGGATGCCCAACATATCTGGGTGTCTAAAACAGGGATGGGGGTTGGCTTTGGGGTTAACCCAGAGAAACAGGCCGGCTTGGGCTGGATTGATCAGGCGCTGGAACGGATTGGCCAGAAACGTAAGATTTCCGTGTTTACCCGACATTATCAGATGCCAGCACTTTTGGCCTCGAATGTCGATTTGATCGCCACCTTGCCTAGCCGGATTGCACGCTTGCAAGCCAAAAATCAAAACTTGCAGATTAAAGATCCGCCCTTTTATATTCCAGAGTTTGAGTTGAAAATGGCATGGTGCCCTCTATTGCATCATCATCCGGCCCATCGCTGGTTACGTCAGCTCATTCTGTATGTGGCACGTCAAATGATTGAAGAAGAAAACCGCGAGTTTATGCTGAATAATTCGCAATTTTCACACTATTAAATTGAATAGCGTCTAAATTCTTCTTTTTTAAGCTTATACTGTAAGGACTTGAGAGCTGCTGTTTACCTCTCAAGTCTTTTTTGTGTTAAAAATATTCCAATATAATACTAATCCACAGGTGAATTTGTGAGCCTCTTTCAAAACATCGTGGTTATCCTGATACTGATCGCGGGGGCTGGTTTTTTATCTTTAACAGAAATCGCGCTCGCCGGTGCCCGCAAAGTCAAACTGAAAATTTTGGCCGAAGCAGGAGATAATCGCGCTCAAAAAGTTTTAGATTTACAAGGAAATTCTGCTGACTTTTTTGCCGCTTCTCAAATCGGTTTAAATGCGGTTGCTATTCTCGGCGGTATTTTGGGGGAAGGTGCTTTCCGCCCTTATATCATTGAGTTTATTGCACGTTTTTATCAAGGTCCCTGGGCAGAAACCATTGCTTTCTCGCTGTCATTTACTATCGTCACCTCGCTTTTTATTTTATTTGCCGACCTGATGCCCAAACGTCTGGCGATGATTGCGCCTGAAAAAATTGCCGTTTCGGTCATTAACCCGATTCAGGTCTTTATCTTGGTCTGTAAACCGCTTGCCTGGTTTATCAATGTCATTGCTAACATGCTGTTTCGCCTGTTTAAGGTCAATACTGTGCGTGATGACAATATTACCTTTGATGATATTTCAGCGGTAATGGATGCAGGTGCACAAGCTGGCGTCTTACAAAAGCAGGAACATCATTTCATTGAAAATGTGTTTGAGCTTGAAGAGCGTAATGTGCCTTCAAGTATGACCACGCGTGAAAATGTGGTGTATTTCACCTTAAACGAAACTGAGGACAGTATCCGCCAAAAGCTGGCTGAATATCCTTATTCCAAGTTTCTGGTCTGTAATGAACATATCGATGAAGTAATTGGTTATGTAGATGCCAAAGATATTTTGGTGCGGATTTTAAATAACCAAAAAATCAACCAGCTGAATGAATCCACGATTCGTAATGTATTGACTATTCCAGATACATTGACCCTGTCTGAACTGCTGGACCGTTTTCGTTCTACCAAAGAAAAATTTGCTGTGGTTATCAATGAATATGCCTTGGTGGTCGGCGTGATTACCCTGTCCGATGTCATGATTACCGTGATGGGAGACTGGGTCACTCCTCTGGAAGGCGACCAGCAGATTATCAAGCGCGATAGTAATTCCTGGCTGATTGATGGCAGTACGCCTATTGAAGACATGAAACATGCGTTAGAAATCAATGAAATGCCGGATCAGGACAACTATGAGACTCTGGCCGGTTTTATGATGTTTAAGTTGCGTAAGATTCCTCGTCCTGCCGATGTCGTCCTGCATGCTGGTTATAAGTTTGAAGTGGTAGATGTTGACCATTTTAAAATTGACCAGCTTTTGGTGACCCGTATGTTAGAAATTAAAGATGAATCCCCACAGGAATCAGAGTAATCTGATTCCTGTCACTTCAAATACAAAAATAATCAGCGTATAAAATGAATTTTATTGCCCTTCTGGCCTGTCTGGCTTTTTATTCCGCCCTTTATCTTTTATATTTCTTTTTTGCCAAACAGCAGAATCCTTTATTGCTGTTGGCTGCCATTGGCATGCTGTGCATGACCGTACTTATGACTCCCTATCCTTTTGAGAAAAGACGGTATGGTTTTGATGCCACCCTCAACTTTGGCAACTATCTTTATTGGCCGCTTTATAGCTGGTGGCGAGTATTTACTTTCCCAATCCGCTGGCTCTTGTCTTTGTTTTTTCATGATTAAAAAAAGCACCGCTCTTGGTGCTTTAATCAGGGTCTATTGCCATTGCATAAATGGATTGCGCTATAAGAGCTAAAACTGAGCAGATGATGCATGAAACGAGGAAAACAGCGAGACTATTGCCAAGTTTTATAACGAAATCTGAGAAGTTTTAGCTCCATGCGCAAGAACAAAGCATAGATGAAGTGTTAACACCCCCAAATCTATCAGGCTTTAAACTTTAGTCAGTAAAACATCTAACACGGCCTGATAGTGAATCTGAATATCGTCTTGCAAAATCTTATAGGCATTATCGTACTGTACCATTGGCCAGCCTTCTTTCCAGAACGGAAAAATATTATGCAGGTCATGTGTGACAATAGCATCTTCACGGGCAATCGCCTGTGCAATCTGGGCCAGTACAAAAGCAGTTTCTGCGCCATCAATTGCCAGATAATCAATCCCGCGTGCTTTTAAAATGCGGATACGGTCTTTCTTATAGCGAATCTTTTTAATCTGAGCTTCATTTAAGTGCAAGGCCAGTGCAACGGCTTCCACGAATTTCGCTTCAAATGACTGATGCAGGGCGACCAATGCCTGTTTGTGCGCTTCCTGACGACCCGCTTTACCACCCTGACGAATGACTTCTAATGCTTCAGTATCGAGTTCATCATTCTTCATACTTTGAAGAATGTCTAGAATTTCGATGTCGCTTAAAGCCTCAGGAGATTGATCAGTCATACACTGTCCTTAAAAATAATC
The nucleotide sequence above comes from Acinetobacter sp. 10FS3-1. Encoded proteins:
- a CDS encoding isocitrate lyase, which encodes MTTYQTAIDAIRELKAKFGNTWADISPEDAARMQMQNRFKTGLDIAKYTAAIMRRDMAEYDADPSKYTQSLGCWHGFIAQQKMIANKKYFGTTSKRYIYLSGWMVAALRSEFGPLPDQSMHEKTSVPALIEEIYTFLRQADAKELNDLFRELKKAQEAGDTAKVAEITAQIDNFETHVVPIIADIDAGFGNEEATYLLAKKMIEAGACALQIENQVSDAKQCGHQAGKVTVPHEDFIAKIHALRYAFLEMGLDDGIIVARTDSEGADLTQKIPVVKEPGDIASQYISYLDTQEIDISEAQEDEILIKRDGKLHRPKRLASGLYQFREGTQIDRVVLDCVTSLQNGADLLWIETATPNVEEIAHMVNRVKEVVPNAKLVYNNSPSFNWTLNFRQQAYDRWVAEGKDVSAYDRAKLMSAEYDNSELAADADEKVRTFQADASREAGVFHHLITLPTYHTAALSTHELAEGYFGSEGMLAYVAGVQRKEIRGGIACVKHQAMAGSDIGDDHKEIFAGDNALKAGDDAKNTMNQFSA
- a CDS encoding hemolysin family protein, which gives rise to MSLFQNIVVILILIAGAGFLSLTEIALAGARKVKLKILAEAGDNRAQKVLDLQGNSADFFAASQIGLNAVAILGGILGEGAFRPYIIEFIARFYQGPWAETIAFSLSFTIVTSLFILFADLMPKRLAMIAPEKIAVSVINPIQVFILVCKPLAWFINVIANMLFRLFKVNTVRDDNITFDDISAVMDAGAQAGVLQKQEHHFIENVFELEERNVPSSMTTRENVVYFTLNETEDSIRQKLAEYPYSKFLVCNEHIDEVIGYVDAKDILVRILNNQKINQLNESTIRNVLTIPDTLTLSELLDRFRSTKEKFAVVINEYALVVGVITLSDVMITVMGDWVTPLEGDQQIIKRDSNSWLIDGSTPIEDMKHALEINEMPDQDNYETLAGFMMFKLRKIPRPADVVLHAGYKFEVVDVDHFKIDQLLVTRMLEIKDESPQESE
- the mgtE gene encoding magnesium transporter, with translation MPQIAEKIHHVQQQLRSEHYQEAMGLLNLLNVADQARILKGLKLDEQVQILQELDEPRGAFEFMPLNQQVSLAEQLPAAIIIPILNTMNPDDFVDVYKRLSSEYQQQLMPQLSEDTRQTLKNLALYPEGTAGALMSSSFVKLHQDLRMDEAIQTLRMVATPQETIYLVYIVDEQEQLIGVISLREIIQSDPQKTIAEVMHRDVLYAHFEDDQESVARALAYYDFMALPVVDEHKRILGIITYDDALDIVEAETTEDILKSGAVEPLDELSLKTAPILTLYQKRVFWLVVLIFGSLLSGIGIAHFEEIIAANIVLVFFLPLLVGSGGNAGSQSATLMVRALATDDVEFKDWFSLLSREILVALCLGITMAFAVSILGYIRGDMMVAIVLAISMVGIVVMGCLIGMSLPFILNRFNMDPASASAPLVTSICDATGVVIYLFVASKLLL
- a CDS encoding multidrug efflux RND transporter permease subunit, with amino-acid sequence MLSKFFIHRPIFAGVLAIVVMAIGLFAVMNLAVERYPDIAPPRITVAATYTGASAETVEESVTQVLEQQIKGIDHLLYFSSSSDSSGRSRISISFENGTDPDTAQVQVQNAINGVLNRLPEEVQRQGVNVFKSLGDTHMVISLYDESGRSSNIELSDYLMTHLEQDIARIDGVGEVDVFGSQFAMRIWLHPAKLKQYSLMPSDIRAAVEAQNTQVAAGAIGDLPTVEDQYLNAKVTSGSRLKTVEEFENIIVKSAQDGSFIYLKDVARVELGAENYQSYSTNNGFPSAGLGISLASGANAIATSQLIKAEISRIATQLPPGYKIAYPRDNTPFVQESIKEVVKTLIEAVILVIIVMFIFLQNWRATLIPAITVPVVILGTMAVLYALGLSINTLTLFAMVLAIGLLVDDAIVVVENVERLMHEQQLSAKEAALASMQEISGALVGITLVLTAVFIPMAFFGGSTGVIYRQFSITLVAAMSLSLMVALILTPALCALILKTNPQPVRWASCFNQKLDNLKDRYVHLSTMTLQHKAICLVLFIGLIGIFALFYRALPTSFLPSEDQGILSLQIRLQEGAPMKNTIQVGEQVRQYFLEQEKANINLVMIRYGRNFSGTGQNLATGFVALKHWDDRSGGENTAQAIRERAMAHFRDNPNAQINISMPASVNGLGQTDGLDFWIRDINGNGRQYLEEQFQNMQASAAQYSSFENLDKRSNPEKAELKVNIDQKQAMANGLSQSAINSTLSAAWGGNYINDFIDRGRIKRVIMQGDAEFRSKPEDLAQWHVRNDQNQMIPFSNFSKVGWSGGPEVVNRFMGYTALQMEADISKGASSGQAMQDVEHLVGQQEGVDVVWSGLSFEEKQSNNQAIWLYLVSVGFIFLCLAALYESWSIPTAVMSAIPLGIGGNIIFSSLAGFPNDIYFQIALLTTIGLSCKNAILIVEFASLAQDKGKTVIEAALEGASLRLRPILMTSLAFGAGIMPLVFAFGAGAVSRQEIGVSVLGGVIFGTVLVLIFTPFMYVLIRSLFRKHSPA
- a CDS encoding LysR family transcriptional regulator; this translates as MNLERVDLNLLIYLDVLLREKNVTRAAEQLGVTQPAMSNILRRLRNLFNDPLLIRSSEGMTPTERALELQPRIRDALADLSMILEPRTEFRPYTSNRVFRIMTSDYAEATLVPRLVKALRSEAPNVVLDFLTPSDVSYRDMEQGKVDLAINRFNEIPQSFHQVLVWRDSFSCLLNNKHPAASNLNLKSYLDAQHIWVSKTGMGVGFGVNPEKQAGLGWIDQALERIGQKRKISVFTRHYQMPALLASNVDLIATLPSRIARLQAKNQNLQIKDPPFYIPEFELKMAWCPLLHHHPAHRWLRQLILYVARQMIEEENREFMLNNSQFSHY